Proteins from one Phocoena sinus isolate mPhoSin1 chromosome 8, mPhoSin1.pri, whole genome shotgun sequence genomic window:
- the LOC116758398 gene encoding LOW QUALITY PROTEIN: olfactory receptor 1440-like (The sequence of the model RefSeq protein was modified relative to this genomic sequence to represent the inferred CDS: inserted 1 base in 1 codon), translated as MGAGRACSLYGDFKTRAGGRNNTRGTKFILLGFSDSPKLRIGLFSVFLGTYLLTVAWNLGFVILIRMDSFIHTPMYFFLSSLSLSFLDFCYVTSTTPKMLSDFFRKPEFISFMGCTMQYFFFASLGLTESCLLAAMAYDRCVAVCNPLLCTDIMSPTLCVQVVVGAYIVGFFGCXALLQLNFCGPNGINHFSDLPQLLVLSCSETFFLKVIKFVIRVIFGVVSILIIVISYGYIPATILKISSVEGRAKAFNTCASHPAVVTFSFGSGLFVRMHPRTDHSLGYDKMASVFYTVVIPMLNPLTYSLRNKEIKDTLKWCKKRMFSHCHS; from the exons AGACTTCAAGACAAGGGCTGGAGGAAGGAACAATACAAGAGGCACCAAATTTATCCTCTTGGGATTCTCAGATTCTCCCAAGCTCAGGATTGGTCTCTTTTCAGTGTTCTTGGGGACTTACCTCTTGACAGTGGCCTGGAACCTGGGTTTCGTCATCCTGATTAGGATGGACTCCTTCATACATACACCCATGTACTTCTTCCTTAGCAGCTTATCTTTATCCTTCTTAGATTTCTGCTACGTTACTTCTACAACACCCAAAATGCTCTCAGACTTCTTCCGGAAGCCTGAATTCATCTCCTTTATGGGATGCACCATGCAATACTTCTTTTTCGCTAGCCTGGGTCTGACGGAATCCTGTCTCCTGGCAGCGATGGCTTATGATCGCTGTGTTGCTGTTTGTAATCCTCTGCTCTGCACAGATATCATGTCCCCCACCCTCTGTGTGCAGGTGGTGGTTGGAGCCTATATAGTTGGATTCTTTGGCT GTGCTTTACTTCAGCTCAATTTCTGTGGACCAAATGGTATCAATCACTTCTCTGACCTGCCTCAATTATTAGTCCTCTCCTGCTCTGAAACCTTTTTCCTAAAAGTGATAAAGTTTGTGATAAGAGTGATTTTTGGTGTGGTATCCATCTTAATCATCGTGATATCTTATGGTTATATCCCTGCCACCATCCTGAAGATCAGCTCAGTTGAAGGCAGGGCCAAGGCCTTCAACACCTGTGCTTCTCACCCGGCAGTAGTGACGTTTTCCTTTGGATCAGGACTCTTTGTCCGTATGCACCCCAGAACTGATCATTCCCTGGGCTATGACAAGATGGCATCAGTCTTCTATACAGTGGTGATCCCCATGTTGAATCCTTTGACTTACAGTCTAAGGAACAAGGAAATCAAAGATACCCTTAAGTGGTGTAAGAAGAGAATGTTTTCCCATTGTCACAGTTAA